The segment CTCGCCCGCCCCGTGCGGCCCGCTGGCTTCGACCTCGGTCGCGAGCTCCCCCGCGGCTCGCACGTAGAACCCGCGCTCGTCGAATCCCCTGATGGTTCCCAGTTGCTCTCCCCGGTCGTCGTAGACCGTCTGGTCGAACCCGAGCTCCCGCCCGCCGGACAGCCGATACTGTGCGTCTTCCATGATATCCTCCACACTCCATAGGACCGCCGAGAGCATAACGTTCGCTCCGGGGACGGGACGCCCCGTGGCTCTCTGTCCTCTTTCAGCAGCGGGTTCGCCGGTCACGAACCCAACCGTTCGCTCGACGACTCACGGTCACGACTGGACGACGGCCCGCTCGGCGACCGCTCTACCCACAAAACACATTATCCTCGAA is part of the Halococcus hamelinensis 100A6 genome and harbors:
- a CDS encoding DUF7130 family rubredoxin-like protein; protein product: MEDAQYRLSGGRELGFDQTVYDDRGEQLGTIRGFDERGFYVRAAGELATEVEASGPHGAGEMDLMWRCWACGELGRIDSLPEACPSCGAPKEDLYYWTED